GTTTAATCACGCAGCGCGGTTGCGAGGGTTTCATCTCATCCACCGCTACGAAAGTTCTGCCAAAACCGCCGGCACCAATTGGTTTTATCGCCCGATAGCGTTCGCCCAGCAGTATTTTTGACCCGCAACTCTGGCAAAACTTGGCATCGTTGGTATTTTGGGGCTTTTGGCAATCAGGATGGAGGCAATAGCTCATACTGGCAAGCAATCAGCTGATTAAGTCTATAGTAAGTCTTCCCCACAAGCCGGCGCTTAGCCGCTCATAAAAGTTATGAATTACGACTTTTGAGCGTGAAATCAGCATTTTTACTCAAAAATCTTGGTTGCGGCGACGCTCTTAGGGGTGTAGTTATGATGTGCCGGCGGATTGCACTTAAGGCAAATCTATGACATCGTTCGATTACGCTAACACACTCTCCAGTGAACAGGACTGGCTGAGTAAAGCTTTCAAGCGTATGAGCAATTGTTCAGGCAGCTTTGATAGCGGTGTCAGCTTTACCAGACTTCCGGCATCCTCAATCACTAAACCCACCCTACTGAGAGTTTGGCAAAACTGCGCCTAAAATTTCCCCTAAGCCGGCAAGATTCAATATTCCCTAATTCCCTAATCCTGTATCTCTTCAACGGTATTGACTGGGGCGATTTTTTTGCCAACTAAGTAATTGACACTCGCTAACTCTTCCTGCGCGGCTGGGCTAAGCTGGACGACAAAATCTTTAGCCAGATAAAGAGTGGGGTGTTCGAGCAGTTCCGACACTTTCATATTTTTAAACTTTTGGGCGATGGATGCCGGCAGTCCCTGAATGTAAGAGTTGAGAAACCAACTGAGACACCAAATCGGCGCACCTGCGTCTTGAACCCCACATTCTATAATGTTTAAATCTTCGGCAAAAAGATTCTTCAGACCGCTGCTAGTCATATTGTAGTAATGATCCGGATAGCCGTGAAAAGGTTGCAAAAAGGGAACTTGGATGTAAAGTTTTCCCCCTGGCTTTAACACTCTAATAATCTCTTGAGCGCATTCAAATGGATTTTTGACGTGTTCTAAAACCGCAAAAGAAAACACGGCATCAAAAACATTGGATTGAAACGGCAGTTTTTCCCCAATTCCTACTACGTCAGTTGTTGCGTATTCAACGATTTCAAAATTGATCACATTTGAATGCGGTGAATATTTTCTCAATCCACAACCGTTATCTAAAATTAACCCCTCTGGAAATTCTCGGATGATCTGCCGGCACAGTTCGTCGTAGCCACTGCTAGAAATATTTGTTGTTGGCTTAACTTTTCCGTACTCGATTAATTCTTTTGTCAGAAAATTATAACTCGTTCTATTTTTGCTAAACTCCTCACCACAATCACAGCAACGCAAAGCACTCTCTAAATCTTCTAATTTTTCACTCTCACAAATCGGACAGCGCAGAATTGTGCGAAGGGTTTGAAGTTTATGATTTTTAACTTCCCAAAAATTTTCAAATGCTTGACGGGAAATTTTAAACGGTAAGGCAAAACTGCACTCTCGATTCTCAACGAAAAAGTGGATCGACCAAACATCGCCCGGAGAAAAATCCGCAATTGACAGGAAATGCTGGAACCCCAGCACATAATTATACGGAGAGTGTGCTTTTAAATCGGGACGCGTTTCAATGGCTAGGGGTTGAATAAATGTGCCGCCGGCATTTTGCAGGGTAGGCTGTTCGATGGGATGTGTTGCTGTTACCCACCCACGAATTATAAGAAAGGTGGCTGTCACTTCTTCATTTAAAGCAGGTGAATCCAGCCAGTATGTAAAGGGTTGAATTTCTTGGTTTTGGATATTTAAATCTGCCAAAACTGTATTTGCAATTGAAAATGTTAAAGGGAATGTGTGTTTTTCACCATTGATTAAAAATCGCAAAAACCAAGATTCTTGGGATAAAAGGTTGCGAGTTGACAGATAATGTTGGAACCCCACAACATAAGAATGGGGATAATCCGCTTCCACATCTTGCCGGTTGAGAATTTCCAGCGGTTCAACCCAGGTGCCGGTGTTGCAAAGGGTTAACTCTGCGATGGGTGAATCCGAAGTCATCCACCCCCGCAAGAAAACCCCACCTGAAGCGATTTTTTCGTCTGATTTTGGAGATTCAATCTTGCAAGTAAAGGCTGCTTCAGATAAATTATTATTTTTTAATTCTTCAATAACTTGTCTAGAAATTGCAAAAGGCACGAGAAAATTATATTTTTTTCCTTTAATTGAAAAATGGATAGACCAGGGATCAGACTCATCGGATAAAAGGTCAATCGCTGATAGATAATGTTTAAATCCTAGTACATAATAATGGGGAGACTCAGCCGCAACATCTGGACGCTTGGTTATTTGTAACGGTTGAATGCAGGTGCCGGCCTGATTTTGCAAAGTCGGATTTTCTATAAGATATTCAGACTTAATCCAGCCTCGAACGGCAATAATTCGTGAATTAACTTCTTCGTTGAAGGTTGGGGAATCAATACAGTAGCTAAACGGCTGTGTGAAACGAGTTGGATTTTTTAGTTCGTCTAGCAAGTTTTGGGAAACTGTAAAGTTAACGGGAAAGTTATGAGGTTTAGAGTTAATTAAAAACTCAACATTCCATAAATCGCCTAACAATAAATCAAAAATAGAAAAATAAGATTGAAAGCCTACCACATATTGGCCGGCATAATCGGCTTCTACATCTGGACGACTGACAATTGCTAAGGGTTGAGTGTAAGTGCCGGCAGCATTTTGAAGCACAGGACGTTCTATCGGATACTCAGACGTAATCCAGCCACGAATCGCCATTAAAGTAGACGAAATTTCTTGATTAACTTTTGGGGAATCTAAGTAGTAGTTAAACGGGAAAGAAGATAAATTAGGGTCGCTTAAGTTTAAATTTAGATTGTTTTCACCCTCTCCAGCTAATTTTTTAGCCGGCAGTGTCTTTGAAACTAACTTAAATAGATTTTTGATTGGCTTCATAAATTTTCTAAGTGATTATTCAGGGCTTCAAGCTGCCTGAGTTCTTAAAAAAGTATCACAGATTTGCCACTTTGCTGTACCGCTATCCTAAACCATCGCCTCAGCCCAGACAAATTGAGCCGGCTGGAGCCACATCTGCACCGGCTGGCTTAAGCTAAGAGTACGTGCGACATCGTCTCCCTTTCTCAGAAGTGCCGGCTAGCTGCCCAATTAACTGTCTACTCAAAATCGTTATGAGTATGATATATTTGTTACAGTTCTTAAATAAGCAGTCGGTGCGCGTGTGGCTGTAAAGACGCACCAGAGGCGTCTCTACCTTGCCTAAACTCCCGCACAAGTAGAGTGTAAACATTCAAGGAGATAACGGTTCATGACTCATCACGCAGAAGGATGTCTCCGGGTTGGCCAAACTGCCCCAGACTTCACCGCAACAGCTGTGGTCGATCAAGAATTCAAGACGATTAAATTGTCTGATTATCGTGGCAAGTATGTAGTCCTGTTCTTCTACCCCCTTGACTTCACCTTTGTGTGTCCCACAGAGATCACAGCCTTTAGTGATCGTCACGGAGATTTCTCTAAAATCAACACCGAAATTCTTGGCGTTTCAGTTGACAGTGAATTTTCTCACTTGGCATGGATTCAAAGCGACCGCAAATCCGGCGGCGTCGGCGATTTGAACTATCCACTTGTCTCTGATATTAAGAAAGAAATTAGCACAGCTTACAACGTGCTCGATCCGGAAGCTGGAATTGCCTTGCGAGGTCTCTTTATTATCGATAAAGAAGGTACAATTCAGCACGCAACCATTAACAACCTTGCCTTTGGTCGTAACGTGGATGAAACTCTGCGGACACTGCAAGCGATCCAGCACGTCCAGTCTCACCCCGATGAAGTCTGTCCCGCTGGCTGGCAGCCTGGTGATCAGACGATGACTCCCGATCCAGTCAAATCCAAAGTCTACTTTTCCGCTGTATAATTTTCAGAATTTAGCTGGAAATTAGGGCGATTAAGTAGCGAGTGGCAGGGGCAGTTTTATGAAATTAGATTATTGCTTATATTTTGAATATTTGCGGTCTAAACGCCCCTGCTGGACTACCGATTTGAAGAAATAAAATAGCCCAAGATCGATTGCCGGTAATGAGTAAACGGTGAATAAGTATTACTCATTACCGATTATTCATTGCCAAACTTTAGCAGGAGATATCGACTTTATGCTGACTTCTACTGACTTTAGCGGCTTAATCAATCAGCGCTTCTTCAACAACTTTTTGCCGAAGCCGGCAGTCAATAAGCTATACATGGAAGTCTGTCCGCCAGACTTTGAACTGCCTGATATCAAAGGCAACCGCCGACTCAAATTATCAGAATATCGAGGAAAGCAACCCGTCATACTCGCTTTCACACGCATCTTTACAGAAAAGCAGTATTGTCCCCTGTGCTTTCCCCATATCAAAGCCATGAATCAGGCTTACGAAAAATTTACCGAAGCCGGCGCAGAAGTTTTAATGATTAGCAGTACCGATGAGCAACAAAGTAAAATTGTCATCGAAGATTTGCATATCAAAATGCCGTTGCTAAGCGATCCTAAATGCGGCGTGTTTCGCGCCTATGGAACAGGTCAAGCCCTCGGTGCTCCCCTGCCGGCACAATTTGTCCTCGACAGACAAGGAAAACTCCGCTACAAGCACTTGTTCTCCTTCCTCGATCCCAATGCCGGTGTCGAAAAACTGCTAGAAGCACTGAAGAATTTGTAGATGTTTCCTAGCTAAAAATCCCTGATTAACTCGCCTCAAAACGAAGGAATAACTGATGATAGAACTCTACACCTTCACCACACCCAACGGACGCAAAGCGTCAATCATGCTGGAAGAAACCGGCCTTCCCTACAACACCCATAAAATTGACATTACCAAAAACGATCAATTCACCCCAGAATTCATCGCCATCAACCCCAACAGTAAAATTCCCGCGATTGTTGACAATGATGCCGGTATCACCGTATTTGAATCCGGCGCAATACTCATTTATCTCGCCGAAAAAACCGGCAAATTCCTCCCCACAGACACCAAAAATCGCATTCAAGTTATCCAATGGTTGATGTTCCAAATGGCAAGCGTCGGGCCAATGTTCGGCCAACTAAACCACTTCAAACGCTTTGCCCCTGAAAAAATTCCCTACGCCATCGAACGCTATGAAAAAGAAACCCTGCGGCTTTACAGCGTCCTCGATAAACAACTAGAAAACCACGAATACATCTGCGGCGACTACTCAATTGCCGATATGGCTATATACCCTTGGGTTGCCATTTATGAATTCCAAGGACTCACCCTCGACGCACACCCCAGTCTTAAACGCTGGGTAGAAACCGTCCAGCAACGCCCCGCAGTTCAGCGCGGGATGGCAGTTCCAGTATAGTAGGGGCATGGGGCATGGGGCATGGGGCATGGGGCATTGGGCATTGGGCATGGCTTCGCCAACCTAAAGGTATGGGCAAGGCTTCGCCAACCTAAAGGTACGGGCATGAGAGAGAGGGAGATAGAAAAACTTGGCATCATACCCTCATATTATCTCTAACACAAACAGATAAACCATCTGCGTTTATCTGCGGTTAAAAAATAATTGATCTTTGACACAAACAGATAACCCATCTGTGTTTATCTGTGTGCATCTGTGGTTAAAAAAATCTTTTAACCAACAAAAAAAGTAATCCCTATCGGGCGCACTAAATCATCATTAGGCGCAACAAAAATCGCCCCATTATTACCCGATGAAGGCAGAGAATTCCCATTCTCTGCCTCATAGCGCAAAATGGCACCCCGATTATTTGCCCCCTCACCATAATCAAACCCAACCGTAAAAAGATTACTATTGGGGGAAAACGCCAAGCTGCCGGTGAAATTCTGACTGGGTGAAGTCCCCGTGTAATTAGTCGGTAAAACCTTAACTAATTCACGCGTTTCTAAGTCATAACGCCGAATATCATTGGCAAAATCACTGACGTAGAGATCGCCATCTTTAGGGCCAATTGCCATTCCCAGAAGGCTGACAAACCCCGCACCATCCGGTGGAGTTGCCGGCGATGCAAATACTTCCGACTGCCGGCTTTGCACATTGAAGCGCAACACCTGACTCGGCAAGCCGGCACTAAAATCAGGTTCACCCTCCCGTGCAACACTCCCTTGAGTCGTCACGTAAAGATTCCCATCCGGCGCAAAAAGCAAACCATTTGGCCCATTTAGCCCACCGGCTTGCGCGTTTCCAGTTGCAAAAACATCAATAAACTGGCCGGTTGTGCTGTTGTAACGCAGGATGCGATCAGTCAAGAAACTGCTGACATAAAGATCCCTATCCTCACCAAAAGCCAAACCATAAGGCCGGTGCAATCCGCCGCTTTCATCCACATCCGGCGTGTTAGGATTATCCCCAACAAACACATCAATAAATTCTCCAGTTACCCCGTCATAGCGCAAGACAACGGAAGCACCTTGTTCTTGAGACGTTGCCGGCTTATCCCCACTACTGATATAAAGGTCTTGGATACCATCAGCGTTGCCATCCGGGCCGTAAATCAAAGTATCTGGAGCAAACAAACCGCCACTGTTCGCTGGGATAAACTCCCCTAAAATTTCGCCGGTTTTAGCATCAACGCGTTGCACATTATTTCCCCGGCTATTGCCAACGAGAAGTGTGTTTAGCACTTGCAAAGCTTGAGCTGGATCGCGTCCTTCACCAATGCCAAATTCAACAAAATGTTCAATGCCGGTGAGTTGATCTTTTTCGACAGCAGCGGCAACATCTGGGTTTCGCTCTAGATAAATCCGGGTGTTAAACAGAGAACTCGGATCGCGCTCCTCAAATTGACCAAATTTAATAAAATGATCGAATGCTGTAATTTTATTAGTTTCAACTGCCGCAGCAACATCTGGATTGGTTTCTAAATAAAAGCCCGTGTTAAACAGTTCGTTTGGATCGCGACCTTCAAACCGGCCATACTCCTTAAAGTGGGCAAATCCACTGCTAAAGGCTCCACTCTTCACAGCCTCAGCGACATCCAGGTTGCTCTCTAGATAAAAACTTTCATCAAAAAGTCCGGTGTTTTCCAACATTAAATATATTTTGTCCTATTAACTTGCAAAATTGTTTATTATTCCAATACCTAACAAAAATGACTGATAAATTCTGAATCGATTGATTCTGGCTTGTTCGGATAATTTTTAAGCAAGCTAAAGCATTGTTCAAGAGAAAAGATTGTCAGTTATCTTTATCTTGAATCTTAAAGCGATTGGCTTAACAGTAAACTTGATAATCTCACTGCTGGGCTGGGTTGTCAAGTAGGAATCAGAGACTCTTAAACATAGGAAAGTGTCCCGGAAGAGGCGGATGAATTTCCAGCAAGGCTAACGGAAAACGATGTTTGCTGAAGCGATTGAAGCTGCGTTCAATATCAGGCGAGTTTGTGCCTTGCAAAGCGTGATGTGCGGTTGGTAAAAGGTGCCAGGGTGAAGCGTTGCGATCTAGCCGGCACCTTTTGTTTGTACAGCCGCAAGTGTTTCTCCCTCAAGCCGAAACTCCTGCCACAGATTTGAGTTCAGCCGGCACCTCACAGTGTTTCAAAGCCGGCCTGACGGGGATATCAATTCTAAACTCAGTTCCCTGTCCTGGTTCAGATAGGCAAAAAATCGCACCGCCGTGCTTATCCACCACAATTTGATAACTGATCGATAAACCCAATCCCGTACCTTTGCCCACCGGCTTTGTCGTGAAAAACGGGTCAAACAATCGCGATCTAACGCTTTCACTCATCCCCGGCCCATTATCTGCAATCCGTACCGTCACATAATTGGGATGCGAGATCTCTGTGTGAATCCAAATCGTCGGAGTTGTTGATTCTGGGAGTTTGCCGGTTTTCCAATAACCACTGAGCACTGATTCTTCAAGCGCATCAATGGCATTGCTGAGAATATTCATAAATACCTGATTCATCTGGCCGGCATAGCACTCGACTTGCGGCAACTGCCCGTATTCCTTCACCACTTCAACACCCGGATACGCCCCGTGAGCCTTCAGCCGGTTTTGTAAAATCAACAGCGTATTATCCAGCCCTTCATGCAAATCCACCCGCTTCATTTCCGCTTGGTCAAGTCGTGAAAAATTCCGCAGGGATAACACAATCTGGCGAATTCGATCAGCCCCCATTTTCATCGAGGCTAGCAATTTCGGTAAATCTTCATTCAAAAAATCAAGGTCAATCTCTTCAGAAAGCTCCTCAATTTCAGATACTGGATTGGGGTAGTGCTTTTTGTAGAGCATCACCAGTTGTAACAACTCTTTGATGTAGTTGTTGGCATAGTTAAGATTGCCGTAGATAAAATTTACCGGGTTATTAATTTCGTGCGCCACTCCCGCCACCAATTGACCGAGACTCGACATTTTTTCCGTTTGAATTAATTGCGCCTGACTTTGCTGCAAATCGTGAAGCAGTTTCCCTAATTGTTGGGCTTGAGCCGTTGCTGTTGCAGCCGCACTGTGTGCCTGAGCGTAGAGATAAGCTTGGTGGATAGAAATCGCCAATTGATCCGCCACCGCTTGCGCTAAGTCCCGATCATTTTTCGACCAATAGCGCGTGTGCGAACATTGATTGAGATACAAAATCGCGTGCAGTTGACCGTTTGCCTGCACCGGCACGACGAGAGACGATTGAATTTTCGCCCGTTTATACTCAGCATTATTACTGCCGATGCGAGGATCTTGCGCCACATCCGAGATTGCCACCAGTTGCCGGTGTTCAATCACCCACTGACTAATCGGCCCATGTGTGTCAAATTCATGAATAGAGGGAGGAAACGGATCTCGGCAAACTTCAAACAGATGCCGGCGTCTAAACGCGACTCCCTCCGCCGCCGCTTCCACATCCTCTTCTGAAAGCGGGTAACTGAGCTTCCCGTCTTCAAGATCCTCAACTAAATGCACCAAGCAGCGATCTGCCTTCAGCGCTTCCATTAGCTGGGCGATCGCCTCAGTCAGAATCGTTTCCAGATTTAAACTTTGACGGGTTTGGGTGGTAATTTGGTTAACCAACCGCTCACGCGCTGCTTGTTTTTGCGTTTGCTCATAGAGTTGAGCTTGGCGAATCGCAATTTCTAGTTGTTGCGCCATTGACTGAAGAAACTCAATTTCCTCTGCACTCCACTGCCGGGGTTGCTCGCATAAACAGGCAATAAAACCAATCCAGCCAGATTGACTTTTCACCGGCACCAGCAGATTGGCAACAGCGCCCAGCAATTGACACGACGTTTGCGGCTGGAAATTCTGTGATTCGCTTGCTGCCGGTGGCGTTTTGCGAAGCGGCAACCGAGACATTAGTCGCGCCACCGCACTCACCCCACTGGGATTGCTTTCTGGCCCATAATTAATAATTAAAGCCCCCTCAGCAATTGCCGTTGCGGCTGCCCCAAAGCTTTCCAGGGGATAGTATCCTAATTGAGAAGGTTTTTGATTGCTGCCAAGCCGTTCGCACACCACTTGCACCCGTTGCGTATCGTTGTAATACCAAAGAAAACTACAGCGTTCGACTTGCAGTAAACTGCCGACTTCATCCACTGCCGTTTGCAATACGACTTTCAACTCCAGCGAGTTGCGGATGCGGTCTATAATTTTGCGTAACAGAGCGCTTTGCTGTTGCGGATCTCCAATTTGACTCGGCTGTGCTTGATTGGGGAAAGGAAAGACCGAGGATAACCAATTGAACCAAGAGTTAGTAATTGCCATGAGATAACTTCACTAAATAAAATAAAACCCTTATCCTGCGTTAACGTGCCAGTCCAATCGCTTGTGGGTTTTATCGTTGAACATCCTACGGTTGGGTTTTAAATCGAGTCAGCACGTTTGATTTATTGAGGATTGTTCTAAATAAATCTAGAAAAATTTAGCTTCTTAAACTTCAAAGTTGTGGTAGAAGGAGATTTTAATCAAATGATCCGGGAATTCAACGCACCCCGATTCTTGAATTTAGACAATATTTAAATTCATACAATATTTAGCAGTGCTAAAAATGTTCACTGCGAACTCAACTGCTAAGCTTAAGAAGCTGTAAAGGAGTCGGCAGCAGTCTCTCGTCGCGCAGGCACCCTGTCAGAGCATGAATGTTTAAGCAGCCTGAGAATCTTTTAAGATTTCTTACTTAAGCGTGATTACCGAATGAGATGTCGTAATAAAACTTCATTTTTAGACATTTGTATCGTATACTACGCGTGAGTAAATCACAAGGAGTTACAACTAAAATGTCGCAGCCCCGGCAGCCGCTGACAGTTCCGAAAGAATTCCTCGGCCCTCCGGGCGACGTGAATCCCACGCTACTGATGTTTGTGGCGTCGGTCGTAATGTTCTTCAGTTCACACACCGGCTATTGGTTTTGGAACTGGCCGGGGTGGTGTTGCTTTTGTATTAATGTGCTTGCGGCACACATGGCCGGCACGGTGATTCACGATGCCTGTCATAACGTTGCCCACCGCAACCGCACTGCAAACGCTGTTTTAGGGCATGGTAGCGCCTTGATCTTGGGTTTTTCCTTTCCGGTCTTCACCCGCGTCCACCTGCAGCATCACGCCCATGTGAATGACCCCAAAAACGACCCGGATCACTTCGTTTCCACCGGCGGCCCACTTTGGCTGATTGCTGCTCGTTTTTTCTATCACGAAATCTTCTTCTTCACAAGGCGTCTGTGGCAGAAAAATGAGCTGTTGGAATGGTTTCTGAGCCGGCTGGTGTTCTTCTCTGTGGTTTATGTTTGCTGCCAGCATGATTTATTTAGCTATTTTCTCACTTACTGGGGATTACCCACATTAGTTGTGGGAATCACACTGGGATTATTTTTTGATTATCTGCCTCATCGGCCTTTTGAAGAACGCAGCCGGTGGAAAAATGCCAGAGTTTACCCCAACAAGGTTCTCAATGTGATGATTATGGGGCAAAATTATCATTTAGTTCATCATTTATGGCCTTCGGTTCCTTGGTATTACTACGAGTCAGCTTACTGGGCGATGAAGCCTTTGTTAGATGAGAAAGGTTGCGCTCAAAGTTTGGGATTGCTGAAAGGAAAAGACTTTTTGGGTTTCCTTTATGACCTTTTCTTCGGAATTCGATTTCATCACTTATTGCCGTCTTTAAAGCAGGCAGAAAAAGTACAATAATAAAAAAAGTCACTGGCTATTATTAATGTCGGTGACTTTTTATTTTTGGTATTTTTAACCGCAGATAAACGCAGATAAACGCTCACTCCCCTAGATGCCAGCGCTAACTTTCTAACAAAATTTTCCTTACCCAGTGTGAATTATCATATACCTGAATCCAAATGTCTAGGGCTTGAACGTATTGGGGAAGATTCAGCAAAAACGTTAGGAGTAGTGGTATCAGTTGTAGTTTCATCTGAATGTAATTATGATTCGTCTTCCGATTCATCCCGGACTCTGAAATAGTAAAACAGATTAGCAACAGCCAAATCAGACGCTTTTTCCAAGTTTGACGATACTAAACTTTTATGACCAGCTATTTGCCCTTGCTCAAGGATATAATCTTCGTACTCTTGACGCTGCTGCGGAGCGAGGATTAATTCGAGTTGAGTGCGAAGAGAATAAAAATGAGACTTAGGTTTCAAATTTTCATAAAATAACTGTTCATCCGGTATTGCTGAAGCTGTTGTGGCTGAATTTTTATCCCCCATAACAGCTAAGTCTGATTTACTAAAATCAGCACTCTGTAACTGCTTTAACTCACTTTGGGACAAAGATTTTATCCAGTCAATCTGATTTTGCCAAGTGTCTAATGCAGCTAAATCGTGATTGTGAATTCGTGTGATTTCTGGGAAGAGAAAATCTAGTTCCTCGTCCGAGTCGCAGCCAGCAATTACTGTTAAGCCATCTTGACGGATTTGTTGTTGAAGCTGAGAGATGCGATCGCCCGCAGCACCAAATTCATTTTGTACCTGATACGTGCCGATAATACTTTGCTCGATCGCCCAACTGCACTCTAACCGCCGCAACTGTCCCGCCGCACAATTTTCTTCTAATAAATGCGGATTTCTGTAATCTGCTAAAGCTTCAAACAACATCCCCCGCGCTGCATTAATTTCAGCATTCCGGCGGTTGATATCTTGCAGTTGCAAAGCCGATCGCATTCGTTGAATTGCTTGATTAAATAACCCGTAAGCCCGCACTAAGACTAGGCGATGGTTCTCAAATTTTATATCTGCAAGGACTTCGGAAATTAATTGCTTAATTTCCGCGCCTTGGCCTTTCAAAAGTTGTTCTAAATTGATGAAACCATT
This genomic window from Microcoleus sp. FACHB-672 contains:
- a CDS encoding methyltransferase domain-containing protein, whose amino-acid sequence is MKPIKNLFKLVSKTLPAKKLAGEGENNLNLNLSDPNLSSFPFNYYLDSPKVNQEISSTLMAIRGWITSEYPIERPVLQNAAGTYTQPLAIVSRPDVEADYAGQYVVGFQSYFSIFDLLLGDLWNVEFLINSKPHNFPVNFTVSQNLLDELKNPTRFTQPFSYCIDSPTFNEEVNSRIIAVRGWIKSEYLIENPTLQNQAGTCIQPLQITKRPDVAAESPHYYVLGFKHYLSAIDLLSDESDPWSIHFSIKGKKYNFLVPFAISRQVIEELKNNNLSEAAFTCKIESPKSDEKIASGGVFLRGWMTSDSPIAELTLCNTGTWVEPLEILNRQDVEADYPHSYVVGFQHYLSTRNLLSQESWFLRFLINGEKHTFPLTFSIANTVLADLNIQNQEIQPFTYWLDSPALNEEVTATFLIIRGWVTATHPIEQPTLQNAGGTFIQPLAIETRPDLKAHSPYNYVLGFQHFLSIADFSPGDVWSIHFFVENRECSFALPFKISRQAFENFWEVKNHKLQTLRTILRCPICESEKLEDLESALRCCDCGEEFSKNRTSYNFLTKELIEYGKVKPTTNISSSGYDELCRQIIREFPEGLILDNGCGLRKYSPHSNVINFEIVEYATTDVVGIGEKLPFQSNVFDAVFSFAVLEHVKNPFECAQEIIRVLKPGGKLYIQVPFLQPFHGYPDHYYNMTSSGLKNLFAEDLNIIECGVQDAGAPIWCLSWFLNSYIQGLPASIAQKFKNMKVSELLEHPTLYLAKDFVVQLSPAAQEELASVNYLVGKKIAPVNTVEEIQD
- a CDS encoding peroxiredoxin, producing the protein MTHHAEGCLRVGQTAPDFTATAVVDQEFKTIKLSDYRGKYVVLFFYPLDFTFVCPTEITAFSDRHGDFSKINTEILGVSVDSEFSHLAWIQSDRKSGGVGDLNYPLVSDIKKEISTAYNVLDPEAGIALRGLFIIDKEGTIQHATINNLAFGRNVDETLRTLQAIQHVQSHPDEVCPAGWQPGDQTMTPDPVKSKVYFSAV
- a CDS encoding peroxiredoxin family protein; translated protein: MLTSTDFSGLINQRFFNNFLPKPAVNKLYMEVCPPDFELPDIKGNRRLKLSEYRGKQPVILAFTRIFTEKQYCPLCFPHIKAMNQAYEKFTEAGAEVLMISSTDEQQSKIVIEDLHIKMPLLSDPKCGVFRAYGTGQALGAPLPAQFVLDRQGKLRYKHLFSFLDPNAGVEKLLEALKNL
- a CDS encoding glutathione S-transferase N-terminal domain-containing protein, giving the protein MIELYTFTTPNGRKASIMLEETGLPYNTHKIDITKNDQFTPEFIAINPNSKIPAIVDNDAGITVFESGAILIYLAEKTGKFLPTDTKNRIQVIQWLMFQMASVGPMFGQLNHFKRFAPEKIPYAIERYEKETLRLYSVLDKQLENHEYICGDYSIADMAIYPWVAIYEFQGLTLDAHPSLKRWVETVQQRPAVQRGMAVPV
- a CDS encoding GAF domain-containing protein yields the protein MAITNSWFNWLSSVFPFPNQAQPSQIGDPQQQSALLRKIIDRIRNSLELKVVLQTAVDEVGSLLQVERCSFLWYYNDTQRVQVVCERLGSNQKPSQLGYYPLESFGAAATAIAEGALIINYGPESNPSGVSAVARLMSRLPLRKTPPAASESQNFQPQTSCQLLGAVANLLVPVKSQSGWIGFIACLCEQPRQWSAEEIEFLQSMAQQLEIAIRQAQLYEQTQKQAARERLVNQITTQTRQSLNLETILTEAIAQLMEALKADRCLVHLVEDLEDGKLSYPLSEEDVEAAAEGVAFRRRHLFEVCRDPFPPSIHEFDTHGPISQWVIEHRQLVAISDVAQDPRIGSNNAEYKRAKIQSSLVVPVQANGQLHAILYLNQCSHTRYWSKNDRDLAQAVADQLAISIHQAYLYAQAHSAAATATAQAQQLGKLLHDLQQSQAQLIQTEKMSSLGQLVAGVAHEINNPVNFIYGNLNYANNYIKELLQLVMLYKKHYPNPVSEIEELSEEIDLDFLNEDLPKLLASMKMGADRIRQIVLSLRNFSRLDQAEMKRVDLHEGLDNTLLILQNRLKAHGAYPGVEVVKEYGQLPQVECYAGQMNQVFMNILSNAIDALEESVLSGYWKTGKLPESTTPTIWIHTEISHPNYVTVRIADNGPGMSESVRSRLFDPFFTTKPVGKGTGLGLSISYQIVVDKHGGAIFCLSEPGQGTEFRIDIPVRPALKHCEVPAELKSVAGVSA
- the crtR gene encoding beta-carotene hydroxylase, which translates into the protein MSQPRQPLTVPKEFLGPPGDVNPTLLMFVASVVMFFSSHTGYWFWNWPGWCCFCINVLAAHMAGTVIHDACHNVAHRNRTANAVLGHGSALILGFSFPVFTRVHLQHHAHVNDPKNDPDHFVSTGGPLWLIAARFFYHEIFFFTRRLWQKNELLEWFLSRLVFFSVVYVCCQHDLFSYFLTYWGLPTLVVGITLGLFFDYLPHRPFEERSRWKNARVYPNKVLNVMIMGQNYHLVHHLWPSVPWYYYESAYWAMKPLLDEKGCAQSLGLLKGKDFLGFLYDLFFGIRFHHLLPSLKQAEKVQ